ACAGTTTTGCCGGACGCAGGTTGCTGAATAATTTAAAGTGCTTACGCAGAGGCAACAGCGCGCCGCGTTCTGGTTGTTGATCCGGCGGCAAATGTTCCCACTTCGGACCGCCTACCGAGCCAAACAGCACGGCATCGGCTTGCTCACAGCCTTCAACCGTTGCTGCCGGCAGCGGTTGCCCGTGGTTATCAATGGCTGCGCCACCTACATCGTAATGGCTGGTAGTGATGCGCATCGCAAAGCGGTTGCGCACGGCATCCAGCACTTTCAGCGCCTGGGTCATCACTTCCGGACCAATACCGTCCCCCGGCAATACGGCAATATGGTAATTCTTCGACATCACACGGTTTCCTTGTTGTTTTCGTTGTGTTGAGCTTTGCGTTGCAACTCTTTTTCGACTTCTGCGGCGCGCCAGATATTGTTCAGTACGTGCACCATGGCTTTGGCGGAGGACTCGACAATATCGGTGGCCAGGCCGACGCCGTGGAAGCGGCGACCGTTGTAGTTGGCGACGATATCCACTTGACCCAGCGCATCTTTTCCGTGGCCTTTGGCGGTCAGGCTGTATTTCACCAGTTCGACGTTATAGTCAGTGATGCGGTTAATTGCCTGGTAGACGGCATCGACCGGACCATTACCGTTGGCGGCTTCCGCTTTGACTTCCTCGCCACAGACCAGTTTGACGGCAGCGGTGGCGATATCGTTAGAACCAGACTGCACGCTGAAGTAATCCAGACGGAAATGTTCCGGTTCTTCTTGCTGTTTACCGATGAAGGCCAGAGCCTCCAGGTCGTAATCAAACACCTGACCTTTCTTATCTGCCAGTTTCAGGAACGCGTCGTACAGGTTGTCTAAATTATATTCACTTTCTTTATATCCCATCTCATCCATGCGGTGTTTCACCGCCGCACGACCGGAACGAGAGGTCAAATTCAACTGGATTTGGTTCAGACCAATAGATTCTGGTGTCATGATTTCGTAATTTTCGCGATTTTTCAGCACGCCATCCTGGTGGATACCGGAGGAGTGTGCGAATGCGCCGCTGCCTACAATGGCTTTGTTTGCCGGGATCGGCATATTACAAATCTGGCTAACTAACTGGCTGGTGCGCCATATCTCCTGGTGATTAATGGCGGTGTGGACGTTGAGGATATCCTTACGAACTTTGATCGCCATGATCACTTCTTCCAGCGAACAGTTTCCGGCGCGTTCGCCGATCCCGTTCATTGCGCCTTCTACCTGCCGTGCTCCGGCATGTACCGCCGCCAGTGAGTTGCCGACCGCCAGGCCTAAATCGTCGTGGGTGTGTACGGAAATAATGGCTTTGTCGATGTTAGGCACGCGTTCATACAGGCCGCTGATGATTCCGGCGAACTCAAACGGCATGGTGTAGCCCACGGTGTCCGGAATGTTGATGGTGGTGGCACCGGCGTTAATCGCCG
The DNA window shown above is from Escherichia sp. E4742 and carries:
- the leuA gene encoding 2-isopropylmalate synthase, with protein sequence MSQQVIIFDTTLRDGEQALQASLSAKEKLQIALALERMGVDVMEVGFPVSSPGDFESVQTIARQVKNSRVCALARCVEKDIDVAAESLKVAEAFRIHTFIATSPMHIATKLRSTLDEVIERAIYMVKRARNYTDDVEFSCEDAGRTPIADLARVVEAAINAGATTINIPDTVGYTMPFEFAGIISGLYERVPNIDKAIISVHTHDDLGLAVGNSLAAVHAGARQVEGAMNGIGERAGNCSLEEVIMAIKVRKDILNVHTAINHQEIWRTSQLVSQICNMPIPANKAIVGSGAFAHSSGIHQDGVLKNRENYEIMTPESIGLNQIQLNLTSRSGRAAVKHRMDEMGYKESEYNLDNLYDAFLKLADKKGQVFDYDLEALAFIGKQQEEPEHFRLDYFSVQSGSNDIATAAVKLVCGEEVKAEAANGNGPVDAVYQAINRITDYNVELVKYSLTAKGHGKDALGQVDIVANYNGRRFHGVGLATDIVESSAKAMVHVLNNIWRAAEVEKELQRKAQHNENNKETV